One Deltaproteobacteria bacterium genomic window, GGTCAAGATATTTAAGGAACAGGAAAAATGCAAGCGCTGTAAACATGAGGATACCAAGGGCGCTGGTTACATGGTCAGGTGTGTATGGTTCAAAATGAACAGGATACGGCAGATAGGCATAAAGGGCATTTGGAAATACGCCTATTGCAATACAAAGGAATGCGGCAATACCCATGCCTATAAGCATATTGAGAGGAGGTTCTTTTGCCCGTATGCCTGAATCCTTTGCAAAGAACATATAGTATGGCAGTTTTAAACCTGTATGAAGAAATGTGCCTGATGAGGCAAGGGTTAAAAGGAGTGTTGCATATGCCCTGTGGTCATGGCTTGCAGCAGCAACTACCATTGACTTGCTTACAAAACCGCTGAAAAGCGGAAATGCAGAAATCGCAAAACCGCCAATCATATAAAGCACAAGGGTAATAGGCATGGTCTTGTAAAGCCCGCCTAGTTCTGTAAGTTTGCGTTTGCCTGTCATATAAATTACAGCCCCAGCGCCCATAAACAGAAGCGCCTTGTAAAGTATATGGGCAAAGGCATGAGATGTTGAGCCGTTTAATGACAGTTCTGTGCCAATGCCAACGCCTGCCACCATATAACCGACCTGACTCACAATATGATATGCAAGAAGCCTTCTGCAGTCATTTTCCAGAACTGCATAAACAACGCCGTAAAGCGCCATAAACACACCAAGCCAGACTAAGACCTCTGTGCCGGGGAATGCCCGCACCAGAACATAGACCGCTGTCTTTGTGGTGTATGCACACATAAATACAGCGCCTGTCACAGTAGCCTCAGGATATGCGTCTGTAAGCCATGCATTGAGCGGCGGGACTGCGGCATTCAGTATAAATCCGAGCAGGATAAGATAGAATGCAAGACTGCCGTCATGCTCAATAGGACCGAATAGTATTGAGCCTGAAGAAATATAGTGAAGGATAATGCCGCCGAGCAAACAAACGCCGCCGAATATATGCACAAGTATATATCTGAAACCTGCCTCAACAGCCTCTTTTTCACGTCGGGCAAACACAAGATAGACAGAGGCAAATG contains:
- a CDS encoding Na(+)/H(+) antiporter subunit D; the protein is MIDWFHPSILFIFGAFLIPFLRGKALKSFLILIPAAAFIDVASMSQGTYWTYNFAGNEIIFGKVDKLSLVFAYVFTIMAFIGMLYALHVDDIGQHIAAFLYVGSSLGVVFAGDYFVLFVFWEIMAFASVYLVFARREKEAVEAGFRYILVHIFGGVCLLGGIILHYISSGSILFGPIEHDGSLAFYLILLGFILNAAVPPLNAWLTDAYPEATVTGAVFMCAYTTKTAVYVLVRAFPGTEVLVWLGVFMALYGVVYAVLENDCRRLLAYHIVSQVGYMVAGVGIGTELSLNGSTSHAFAHILYKALLFMGAGAVIYMTGKRKLTELGGLYKTMPITLVLYMIGGFAISAFPLFSGFVSKSMVVAAASHDHRAYATLLLTLASSGTFLHTGLKLPYYMFFAKDSGIRAKEPPLNMLIGMGIAAFLCIAIGVFPNALYAYLPYPVHFEPYTPDHVTSALGILMFTALAFFLFLKYLDPEPTISVDTDWFYRKGARVFMWFANKPVAAYESVVSDFSNTMILKPLYAVAAIGLWIDKNIIDWLVNAVASFIMFCGSKVRQVQTGFIQHYAMSIVFGVVVIVVVYSMLWRS